The following are from one region of the Oncorhynchus masou masou isolate Uvic2021 chromosome 24, UVic_Omas_1.1, whole genome shotgun sequence genome:
- the LOC135512914 gene encoding uncharacterized protein LOC135512914, which produces MESSMKKAVVERRSRLLYLSMRRREKIRKAVMDKRMEIQRHIRHRMYILNKMKRLAHTFQPPPSSPSRPSSPSRPSPMRHYSPAEPKSDWWERVATKEFHPQDWLNTFHLTKDTFDQLCDQLRPEVKDPTCHVSLEKRVAMVILRLATNLDYLSIGDLLGTSSTTVIKCVRDVCNIIVTVLKPLFIHQPSEQELEEIAAAFNTQWGFPHCVGVIDSLHISVKSQSQTSDGWNSKGWPSTVVQGVVNGHGHFWDIRVGFSGSTDDATILQGSELWMFAREGGLSPKTPHKLMGQPLGFVLLGDAAFPLQTWLLKCYPESPQLTPQQRAFNTQLSHARTPIEGTFRRLKARWQCLKRNNSNAALIPVMTQACCILHNMCEINNDPFMEKWLEESSQSLSQPCDLAPARLDDSNGEAVRSLLCDYLHQLPESQKQGSTHTAPPDLADSRPVTLSECAEAVNILTTLD; this is translated from the exons ATGGAGAGTTCTATGAAGAAAGCTGTTGTGGAACGGAGGTCGAGGCTTCTGTATCTGTCCATGAGGCGTAGAGAGAAGATTAGAAAAGCCGTCATGGATAAACGGATGGAAATCCAACGGCATATCAGACATAGAATGTATATCCTCAACAAAATGAAGAGGCTTGCACATACA TTTCAGCCACCACCAAGCTCACCTTCAAGACCATCCTCCCCCTCAAGACCCTCACCCATGAGACATTACTCACCTGCAGAGCCTAAATCAGACTGGTGGGAGAGGGTTGCGACTAAGGAGTTCCATCCTCAAGACTGGCTCAACACATTCCATCTGACCAAGGACACATTTGACCAACTCTGTGACCAGCTCAGACCAGAAGTAAAAGACCCTACCTGTCATGTCTCTCTGGAGAAACGCGTGGCAATGGTTATATTACGGTTGGCCACCAACTTGGACTATCTCTCTATTGGTGACCTACTTGGCACGAGCAGCACCACAGTAATCAAATGTGTACGAGACGTATGCAATATAATTGTGACCGTGCTGAAGCCACTCTTCATTCATCAGCCAAGTGAACAGGAGCTGGAGGAAATTGCTGCTGCGTTCAACACACAGTGGGGTTTCCCTCACTGTGTGGGTGTCATTGATTCCCTTCACATTTCTGTGAAATCTCAAAGCCAAACCAGTGATGGCTGGAACAGCAAAGGATGGCCCTCCACAGTGGTGCAGGGAGTTGTGAATGGACATGGTCACTTCTGGGACATCCGTGTAGGCTTTTCAGGCAGCACTGATGATGCAACCATACTGCAGGGCTCTGAACTATGGATGTTTGCGAGAGAAGGGGGACTGTCACCGAAGACACCTCACAAACTCATGGGCCAACCTCTTGGCTTTGTGCTGTTGGGTGATGCAGCCTTCCCTTTGCAGACCTGGCTGCTCAAATGTTATCCAGAGTCACCTCAACTAACACCTCAGCAACGTGCATTTAATACTCAGCTAAGCCATGCACGGACCCCTATTGAGGGTACTTTTCGTCGCCTGAAAGCCCGCTGGCAGTGCTTAAAGCGCAACAACAGCAATGCTGCCCTGATCCCTGTGATGACTCAGGCATGCTGCATTCTACATAATATGTGTGAGATTAATAATGATCCCTTTATGGAGAAGTGGCTTGAAGAGTCGAGCCAAAGCCTTTCCCAGCCGTGTGACCTAGCTCCTGCACGTCTGGATGACTCCAATGGCGAGGCGGTTCGGTCTTTGCTATGTGATTACCTTCATCAGCTACCAGAATCACAGAAGCAGGGCAGTACACATACAGCGCCACCTGACCTGGCAGACTCTCGCCCTGTCACACTCTCTGAGTGTGCTGAAGCAGTCAACATATTAACTACACTAGACTGA
- the LOC135512915 gene encoding replication factor C subunit 4-like — protein MQAFLKGTSTQGTRPVKEKGTGTSGEKKQKSVPWVEKYRPKCMEDVAFQEEVVAVLKKTIEGADLPNLLFYGPPGTGKTSTILAAARELYGPELYRQRVLELNASDERGIQVVREKVKRFAQLTVAGHRTDGKPCPPFKIIILDEADSMTNAAQAALRRTMEKESRTTRFCLICNYVSRIIEPLTSRCSKFRFKPLANQVQEERLLDICDKENLKYSKEGIAALVKVSEGDLRKAITFLQSAARLNVDNEITESAVVEIAGVVPPKMIDNLLKICYKGTFEKLEIAVRNMVDEGYAATQIINQLHEAIIEEELNDKQKSAITEKMAVVDKCLVDGADEYLQMLSMCSVIMQQATLSN, from the exons ATGCAGGCGTTTTTGAAAGGAACATCAACTCAAGGCACCAGACCTGTGAAAGAGAAAGGTACAGGGACCAGTGGAGAGAAGAAGCAGAAATCTGTCCCCTGGGTAGAGAAATA TAGACCAAAATGTATGGAAGACGTGGCGTTTCAAGAGGAGGTGGTTGCTGTGCTGAAGAAGACTATAGAGGGCGCTGAT CTCCCCAATCTGCTGTTCTATGGACCACCTGGAACAGGAAAGACCTCCACCATCCTGGCTGCAGCCAGGGAGCTTTATGG GCCAGAGCTGTACCGACAGAGAGTGCTCGAGCTGAACGCCTCCGATGAGAGAGGGATTCAGGTGGTGAGAGAGAAAGTCAAGAGATTTGCCCAGCTGACTGTAGCAGGCCACCGCACTGA TGGGAAACCATGCCCGCCCTTTAAGATCATCATCCTGGATGAGGCTGACTCAATGACCAATGCTGCTCAGGCTGCTCTCAGACGCACCATGGAGAAGGAGTCCCGGACCACCCGCTTCTGTCTCATCTGCAACTATGTCAGCAG GATTATTGAGCCCTTGACATCCAGATGCTCCAAATTCCGCTTCAAACCTCTAGCAAATCAGGTCCAAGAAGAGCGCCTGCTGGATATCTGTGACAAGGAGAATCTCAAGTACTCAAAGGAG GGTATTGCAGCGTTGGTGAAGGTTTCAGAAGGGGATCTTAGAAAAGCCATAACCTTTCTTCAAAGTGCTGCACGGCTGAACGTAGATAATGAGATCACGGAGAGTGCGGTCGTAGAGATAGCTGGG GTTGTTCCTCCCAAGATGATTGACAATTTGCTCAAAATCTGTTACAAGGGAACATTTGAAAAACTAGAGATTGCTGTTCGG AACATGGTAGATGAGGGCTATGCTGCCACACAGATCATCAACCAGCTACACGAAGCCATCATAGAGGAAGAGCTGAATGACAAGCAGAAGTCTGCCATCACGGAAAAGATGGCA GTGGTCGACAAGTGTTTAGTGGATGGTGCAGATGAATACCTGCAGATGCTGAGTATGTGTTCTGTGATCATGCAGCAAGCCACTCTGAGTAACTGA